The Longimicrobium sp. genome includes a window with the following:
- a CDS encoding thioesterase family protein: MTPAAPSCTVEFRARYSETDQMGIIHHANYLPWCEIGRTELIRRLWRSYADLERQGVLLAVTEVNLRYHASAKYDDLVRVVTTLAAVRSRGVSFDYEILRVDGDETKRLVSARTDLIAIDRGGTPVRLPPGLIAAFRGTE; the protein is encoded by the coding sequence ATGACGCCCGCCGCCCCGTCGTGCACGGTCGAGTTCCGCGCCCGCTACTCCGAAACCGACCAGATGGGCATCATCCATCACGCCAACTACCTGCCGTGGTGCGAGATCGGGCGCACGGAGCTGATCCGCCGGCTGTGGCGCTCGTACGCCGACCTGGAGCGGCAGGGCGTCCTCCTTGCCGTGACGGAGGTCAACCTCCGCTACCACGCCTCGGCGAAGTACGACGACCTGGTGCGCGTGGTGACCACGCTGGCCGCCGTGCGCTCGCGCGGGGTGAGCTTCGACTACGAGATCCTGCGCGTCGACGGCGACGAGACGAAGCGCCTGGTGAGCGCGCGCACCGACCTGATCGCCATCGACCGAGGCGGCACGCCCGTGCGCCTGCCGCCCGGGCTGATCGCCGCCTTCCGCGGAACGGAGTGA
- a CDS encoding HU family DNA-binding protein, whose amino-acid sequence MNKSELVQALAARSGLNKGQAARVVDALFDVEEGLISQALRDGNKVQITGFGSFETKHRAARTGRNPRTGKEISIAASTSPAFRGGKGLKDALSTTS is encoded by the coding sequence ATGAACAAATCCGAGCTCGTCCAGGCGCTGGCCGCGCGCAGCGGCCTCAACAAGGGCCAGGCCGCGCGCGTCGTCGACGCGCTGTTCGACGTGGAGGAAGGCCTCATCTCGCAGGCGCTCCGCGACGGCAACAAGGTCCAGATCACCGGCTTCGGCAGCTTCGAGACCAAGCACCGCGCGGCTCGGACGGGAAGGAACCCGCGCACGGGGAAGGAGATCAGCATCGCCGCGTCCACCTCGCCGGCGTTCCGCGGAGGCAAGGGGCTGAAGGACGCGCTCTCGACCACCAGCTGA
- a CDS encoding UDP-2,3-diacylglucosamine diphosphatase: MSEKPVYVVSDTHLGAVPAETERAFRGFLDHVASEAQSLLINGDLFDFWFEYRTVILREHYRTVAKLADVVDAGVKVWFVGGNHDAWAGSFLRDEVGVELLEGPAELLLAGRRTLVAHGDGVGKGDFKYRALKAVIRHPISVGAFRILHPDLGRRIAGAASSTEHKAGNGDAAARGRAAFIRRWAEERLRADPGLQLVLAGHAHVATVEEVEPGRFYVNSGDWLHDFNYVVLPPGGGPPELRAWPKPAPRLLPEGG; encoded by the coding sequence ATGAGCGAAAAGCCCGTCTACGTCGTTTCCGACACCCACCTGGGCGCCGTTCCCGCCGAGACCGAGCGCGCCTTCCGCGGCTTCCTGGACCACGTCGCGTCCGAGGCGCAGTCGCTCCTCATCAACGGCGACCTGTTCGACTTCTGGTTCGAGTACCGCACCGTCATCCTGCGCGAGCACTACCGCACCGTGGCCAAGCTGGCCGACGTGGTCGACGCGGGGGTGAAGGTGTGGTTCGTGGGCGGCAACCACGACGCGTGGGCGGGAAGCTTCCTGCGCGACGAGGTGGGCGTGGAGCTGCTGGAGGGGCCGGCGGAGCTGCTGCTGGCGGGACGCCGCACGCTGGTGGCGCACGGCGACGGCGTGGGGAAGGGAGACTTCAAGTACCGCGCGCTGAAGGCCGTCATCCGCCACCCCATCTCCGTGGGGGCCTTCCGCATCCTGCACCCCGACCTGGGGCGGCGGATCGCCGGCGCGGCCTCGAGCACCGAGCACAAGGCCGGCAACGGCGACGCGGCGGCGCGCGGGCGGGCGGCGTTCATCCGCCGCTGGGCCGAGGAGCGGCTCCGCGCGGACCCGGGGCTCCAGCTCGTCCTGGCCGGCCACGCCCACGTCGCCACGGTGGAAGAGGTCGAGCCCGGCCGATTCTATGTCAACTCCGGAGACTGGCTGCACGACTTCAATTACGTCGTCCTCCCCCCGGGCGGGGGTCCGCCCGAGCTGCGCGCCTGGCCGAAGCCCGCGCCGCGGCTACTTCCAGAAGGCGGATAG